The region ACGTCCTCTTCCTCTGTTTAATATTTCCCATAAAATATTCGTTGCTCATTTTTTCTTACTTCTTTAggatttattattaattttgttGATTTCTGTATCCTCTAATAATTAAATTAGAGAAGGGcttatttaattttgaaaaaacatttcatattgTTGAAATAGTTTTTTAGGACAGTGCCTAGCACGAATCAAGTCAGACTGtgtatttattaaaatattatcgtagtaatatttaattttcagtATTGTTATTTTGCTaagtaaataatattaattattattgtaatgattttgtggtttttccaacaaaatataccTCTCCTTCGTTAAATCTATCCAAGATAGACACCAATCCCACATGACACTAATATTTTGGTAAGATAAACACCACGCGTACCTGACTGTTCTAACCCATTTTATTCCCCCCTACACTTTTTCTGCCATCACTAGCATCTCCTCTCCTTCCACCACCACTTTCACCATTAAGGGAGGAGGGTATATTTAAGGCATTTAAGTACCGTCCAGACTATTTTTATACAAATAATATAACAAAGaataagggtgtgtttggcatggaggaaaatattttccggaaaatgtttttcaatttttccatgtttgattggtcaaaatgttttggaaagcattttctctagaaaaataagttcattaaaaatgaggaaatgaCTTCTCTAATGGAAGTAGGAAAACAAGCTTCATAAGTGACATTTTAAGTTCATTGTCTCTTGCCCACCCTTTTAACTACCCCAACCCCATCCCTTGACCCTCCCACTCTACCCCAACCCCATCCCTTGACCCTCCCACTCTACCCCACGCCTGGAACCCTAATGCCCCTCCCCATCTGTAATGAACTTACTAGTTATAGGAAGTAATCAACCACTAATCCAACAGTCACTACTGGAAAATAGGCTTATGGCAACGCCGAGAAAACCGTTGCTATAGACAGGAGCACCGTTGCTATATATCTATAGCAACGGTTTATCATGCGTTCCATCCGCTCGCGTGCCCATATATCTATGGCAACGGTTTGCCAGCAATCTATTGCGAAACCCGTTGCTATATCATTATCTACAAGCAACGGTTGTTCCTTTTTCGATGCAACGAGTTTTGGCGTGAACGAACGGTTTCTAACCGTCCCCATAGACCTTTAAGCAACGACTTTGAGGCTATTGCAACGGTTTCGTAGGTTATTGCACTGCCCTTTACTTTATTGCAACGGTTTTTGTCTAATGCAACGgtcttttttatttgttatttggGAATGCCTATTGCCATGGTTTGTCCGAAATAGTAGCCCTGGTTATAAATTGATATATATNNNNNNNNNNNNNNNNNNNNNNNNNNNNNNNNNNNNNNNNNNNNNNNNNNNNNNNNNNNNNNNNNNNNNNNNNNNNNNNNNNNNNNNNNNNNNNNNNNNNCGGGCCCACCATCCCCCCCCCTTGTATTTTTCTATATTACATATAAAAGCTCTtggtataatattttttgtttaattactaaatactaaaaaataagtaaaaaacttACTTATTTTCCCCGAAAACTTTTTCTAAGAGAACATTttccttcgtaccaaacacaccctaaaatTAGTCCTTTTTACGTGATAGAGGGACAAATTTAACCCTTTCCAAGTATTTTACAAATGTAAAAGGTGAAGTTGAGTTCTTCACTTTTAGATTTTATGAATTTACTTTGCACGGCTAAGTACTTGAAAATAGAAAATTCGAAGATCAACGTGAAAAAGGACATCCTCACCTCAACTATTGGCCTGTACCATGTAGTTTCAGAAAATTATCCTAAAGACGACACTCTTTttcatttaaataattaattaacttaaCCTTCTATCTTTCCTTAATTAAATGGGTTAATGCCTGGTTgggcttcttttcttttgaggtTCTGAATTTCAGAGTTGAGTATCTAAATCCAAATTCCTGCATAGACGATGGCTACCCAAtctgtttatgaatttaatgtaaAGGTTAGTTAGCTCCTAATAATCTGCTCTATCTTTTATTCTATctgagtttttatttttttttattttcagatCAACTTTAGTTAGGTTCTCAGTTCAATTGGGTAAATaatgttttttttctcttttggaaATATCAACTCAAGTTTATTACACCTCAAAATTGCAAGTGCATTACATATAAATTGCCAAAagttgtttaagaaataaacaGTAAGTTTATTAGGTATTCAATTGATGTCCAATACTcccccgtcccaatttatacgaGGTATTTAACTGGGCGccaagtttaagaaagaaaggaagactttgaATTTtgtaatctaaaaaaaaaaaaaaaagctaaagaaATTTTTGTGCCTAGAAACTattttattaagggtaaaatggaaattttagAGTTAAAATTGTTGGTAAAtatattctttttgggactaacaaaaaaggaaagagtgtcatataaattgggacgcaAGGagtagtttttttgtttttttttgtttttaaagagatATTACACTATTTACACTAGAATAGGCACCTGCGGTAGGGATTTCTCTCTATTGGTTGcatatgtttatattttatCATCAGAGTTTGAGGGGTGGAATGGATGAAAGTATGGTGTTTACCTTATGATTGAGTAGAAAccattattttttaacttttatcaTAGTGGGGTCTAGCCCAGCTTGCTTGTATCTGAACGAATGTTACCTCGAGAAGAACTTACCTAGTGCTTTTTGtcggtcttttttttttttcctcctgtTGAGGTTTGAACATAGTCTTCTATAGATTTAACTCACTTCATTGATCACTAGGACACAACTTTGGGTAAATAGAACCGTCCTTCTTGGTGGAATTTAGGACTCTGCATGGTGGGATAATGGCACATTTAATCTGGAAGTACTGAactagagccttttgaggtgaAAGTTCATTTATGGTAATTAAACATTATGTACTTAAGGTTGAAACAAGTAGAGGTAAGGTTGCGTACACACtacctccccagaccccacttgtgggattacactgggtatgttgttgtcgttgttggtTGTAACAAGTAGACATTCCTTTTACGAGGCTCAATCTTTATCAAAAAATGACTATCTTTACCGCATACCGTCCATGTAACATAAGAGAGTTCATGTTTCTGCTCATTGGATGGTCAAGTTCGTGTTGTAACTAGATCGTATAACTCTTTGAACTAAAAGCGCTCCAGCCCAATTAATGGACGTCTTACATGATAAAAGATACAGGAATTGAAAATTAAGTTCTTCTTTCATAAATGTAATATCTTTACACTGTCCATTTGTTTTATCGTTAGCCTTGCATTGTCCTTTTTATGCACTTAGTCCTATCCCTTATGACAAATTTACCACCTAATCACTTTCATTATTACCCAAGGTTTGCGCATATATAACTCCCATTTCCATCTTAAAGGATCTGAAATAATTACTGATATTCAACCACTCAACAGAACGGTTGTGagaacatatacaaatacaagcTTCTAGCTTTCTATTAAAAAATGCTGCAACCATACATGCATAGGtctagaaacaacaacaacaacaacaacatacccagttgaatcccaCAGTGTGGGGTTTGGGGAGCGTTAAGTATACGCAGAtcttacccccaccttggaaggtaAGGAGGCTATTTTCGAAAGActctcggctcaaaagaaaacaagggaaaaAAGTCAGATATCGACAAGTAAATCAAAGCAAtgcgaaaataagaaataacaaGAGCAAAGAAGGCATGATAAAACAGCATGGAAAGACAAGACCCAACACACAAAAGTAGGAATCAAAGGGCAATAAAAAGTAGAGCCAAACTACGCCTACTAGTGCGCAGTGTTCTGAAAGGCACTCGCCTTACGCCTTTTGGCGTGAGGCGAGGCGAGGCGAGCTTGTCTCGCCATAGACAGCCAAGGCGTGGCGATTTTCAGAAGGCGAGCCAAGGAGAGAATGGCGAGGCAAGGCAAGCATGGCGAATGGCAAGGCGAGGCGAcgccttttgattttttttttttttttttaaaagttgctGACTATATTAAAACAAAACAGAAATATTTACCTAGGGTTTCATTTATCTGATTTTTCCATAGCAGCTGCTGCGTCTCCTTTGGTCAGAAATATTCCACCATTgaagtttcttcttcttccatcgACAGCTTTCGAGGtaagtttcttcttctttttccttcttcttcttcttcttcttcttcttcttccttctttcttttatttctttttcttttcctcaagGTGACTGCTTTTTTTCCGTAAGTAATAGCCTTTTCGAGCAAGATTCGACTTTCCGGACCATGACCCACTCAAGTgggttctttttttctttttgcctttTATTGTTTTATCAACTATCAACTAtctatttttagtttttcaattgaaatatttgctaGTATTTTGTTGAGTATTTGAgtttttgtgtatttatatatgcatatttaatatttaaattttttgtgttaATTCTCGCCTCGCTTCCAAAAGGCGTTCGCCACGCCACGCCATGAGGCGTGAGGCGAGCCCTTGTCGCCATGCCTCGCCTTTCGCCATCCTAAACACTGCTAGTGCGACAGAAAAGcgagactacctactagccttctatcctaatttGAGCCCTCCATAATcttctatctaaggtcatgtcctcggtaatcTGAAACTGCGCTATGTCCtgcctaatcacctctccccaatatttCTTTGGCCttcctctacctctcctaaaaccgtccatagccaacctctaaCACTTCCGAACTGGGGCATCTATGTCTCTCCTCTTCGCATGCCCAAaacatctcagcctcgcttcccgtatcttgtcctccaccgatgccactcccaccttgtcccgaatgTCCTCATTCCTgatcctatctctcctagtgtgcccacacatccaccgcaaaGATTCTCGTatttccgcgactttcatcttccgCACGTGAGAGTTCTTTGACCGGCCAACACTCGCTCCGTACAATGTAgccggtctaaccaccactttgtagaacttgtccttaagttttggtggcaatTTTCTGTCACACAAGACACTCCGGAAGTAAGCCTCCATTTCAACCatcctgcaccaatacgatgtgtgacatcatcgtcaatatccCCATTCCCTTGTaaaatagacccaagatacttgaaacttcctttcttttgtatGACCTGGGTACCAAGCTTCACTTCCACATCAGCCTCCTGAGGTACgccactgaacttgcactccaagtactctgttttggtcctactcaacttgaatcctttagactcTAACGTTTGTCTCCAATCCTCTAGCTTAGAGTtaactccgctacgagtctcgtctatcaagactatgtcatctgcgaacaacatacaccatggcacctcaccttgaatttgtcgcgtcaatccatccatcaccaaagcaaataaaaatgggctaaaGGCTGATCCCTGATGCAAACCCATCAGAACTgggaagtgctccgagtctcctctTATAGTCCTCATTCTGGTCTTGGCTCTAtgatacatgtccttgatcgctttaatgtacgccacaggtacacctttagcctccatcATCTCCCCTGCAACCCTCTCTGCACTTTATCGTAAGCTTtggtcgatgaataccatgcGCAAGTCCCTTTTCCGTCTCTCATACCGCTCCACCAATCTCCTAACAATATGAATGGCTTCGTAGTAGAACGCCCGGCATGAATCCAAACTCGGTTCTCCGAAATAGACACGCCTCTCTCACCCTCATCTctaccaccctttcccacactttcatagtgtgacttagcagcttgatacatctatagttgttgcagctttgaatgtcgcccttgttcttgtacataGGTCTAGAAACTATCCAAAAAATCATTCAATCACAAATAGAAGAGAGctaaattttataaaatgtacGGTAATGACATGCTTAGACATTTGTACTAACTACCCTGCACCTTATTTGCAgtttgtttcatttttatttatttatggagCTTTAGCTCCATGCCTCGGGGCTCTAGCTCTTCCCGGTGCTTAAATAGCCCCTGTGCACACCTTAGCCCTATAAACACTGAGAAAACTCATAATAGAATGTTTGAAGTAAATgcactttttcccttttctcaGTAAGCTCTCTACTTTGCTCGCAGGATGCAATGGGAAATGATGTAGATCTTAGTATCTACAAAGGAAACGTACTACTTATCGTGAATGTTGCTTCCAAGTGGTAGAGTCATTTAATTTCCACCATCATATTTGTAGTTGTATGCATGAATCTTTTTTATAATATCTCTGAGAAGATAATGATGACTTTAAAACCTTGTTTTCTTTGCTTATACGTTTTACACATTCTTTGGTTCAAGTGATAATTTTTCCGAACTGAACCTTTTAGCCATCATCTGTTTGGTTGTCTACGGCGGGATGACTAACTCAAACTACACGGAACTTAACCAATTATATGAGAAGTACAAAGATCAAGGTATGTTAgtaaattgaccattttactCCAAAAGAGAATAAGACAGGGCTAGTGTTTGCAAAGAATGGACCATTTGACATCTTTGGTTTAAAGCTCAACTTCTGGACTATTTGAATCGTTATGGTTTGAGTATCAGTAAAATTGCCTTCAGATCTCTCTTAATTGTTTCCattcaaattttgaaagttgAACCCTTTTTTTACTCAAACACAGGCCTGGAAATATTGGCATTCCCTTGCAATCAATTTGGTGAGGAAGAACCAGGGACCAACGATCAGATCTTAGACTTCGTTTGCACTTGTTTCAAGTCAGACTTCCCTATCTTTGACAAGGTAATGAAAGAATAATAGTGCTGATAGATGTCGTTGTGTTAGCTAATAATTGGTGATTTGCTTGATAGTGTGTCCTGTATTTTAAGCAGACCTACTCTCCCTGCTATGTATGTCAGTGTTTTAAAAATGTTCAATATTTCGGCAGAATACTTTAATATAGAAAATTTCCTTTATCCATTAATTAGCTTATTTGCAATAATGTCAAGTTGTATTGTAAATGGACACCATTACATCTCGAAATTACCTGTTCTAGAATTCATGGTTGTGGAATCATGATTTGCTATTTAAATGGGGTCTCATTGTATTAAcaactatgtattttattttttcttgaattagatTGAAGTGAATGGCGAAAATGCATCTCTGCTTTATAAATTATTGAAATCAGGCAATTCGGAATATTTAGGGATGATATTCAGTGGAATTTTGCTAAGTTCCTGGTTGATAACAACGGGCAGGTTGTTGATCGCTATTATCCTATCACATCTCCTCTGACTATTGAGGTATATTTCCGGCTAGTTCATTTGTAACATAAATTATGTAGTGATTCTTATGGCTTCATGATTTTATTGCAGAGGGATATGAAAGGGCTTCTGGGAATCATATAGTTGCCAAGGGTCGAGCCTTCAACCATGTGTTTCGATTTTTCACTTGTTGCTTGGTTTTATTTCAGAAATTTGTCCTTTATTTTCATTTAGTTAGCTGAGTGAGAGACATCACATAAATATTGCTAATGAAATATTGTGCAACAGAAATTGTGGATTCTGTAAGAGAAGTTTTAAACTGATATACTATTAATCAACTTGTACATGTTCTTCTGTCTCTTGATAGTTACTAAATCTGCTGGACATTTTCCTGAAAATGATTTGTTTGGTGTCCAATTGAAAATAGTTTTTGATTGACAttcttgatctttttttttggtaagtaAAGACATTTTATTTACCAAATTAGCAAATCTGTACAGAAATAGCAGCAGAGCTTACAGACTCTGCTATCATGAACACCTACATCTCATCACTTCCTATACAGCCATTTAGGGATAAAAATTCAATTTGTCTAAGGCCCTAGCTGCAGCAGTTTCCTTGCTTCCTCTGCAATGCAATTCTtgtagggaaaagggtcaaatttaccctccaagtatggcttatagtttaaatttgccctccatcaaagtttgggatcaaatttgtcctttccgtcaaagtttgggatcaaattttcCCTCCCTGTtaggatacttgataaatttgctcttatatggatggaagtcTGACTTGGACTCCACATCACAAAAAAATTAGCCACGTCGGATCTACATAGGCTCCACGTAGACTCCCAAACCCAATTCTCTTTTTAACCCGTTTCCCAATCCCAATTCTCTTAACCTGTTTCCCAATCCCAATTCTCTTAACCTGTCTAGACTATTGCTGATACTAAGGCACCATGTAGTAATGTGAAAAGCCGGAGTTTTAATCGCATCGAGATTCACACATAATGCATGTGATAAAATAAGAGGCATGTAAGGGAAATTTCTACAGCAACAACAAATGTTTAATACGACCAATGATTCATTCTCTCCAGAAACATAGAATTTATCTGGCCAACAAAGCTTTCTTGAACATAACATCTATCTTAGGTGAACATCTCTCCAGAAACATAGAATTTATCTAACCAACAAAGCTTTCTTGAACATGACATCTATCTTAGGTGACCTTCGACGGAGCTAACTTAACTCATTGTTGTCGCCTCCTTGTCAGAACCTCTCAATAAAACTATTCAAGAGAACTGAAAATGGATTTTCAAAGCTGAActgcacaattttttttttgttgccttGTTATCACTTTTGCAGGATCATAGCTTTTCTGATCTTACTTTCGGTATACGTTTAGGAAtgtattttgagaaaaaatgttttcctctgTTCAGAAATGCTCTGAAGAGTTCATGAACAAAACAAATGCTGCAGGGGCattttcaaaagagaattgGGATTGGGAGTCTACGTGGAGCCTATGTGGATCCGACGTggctattttttatatttttttttgtgttgcgGAGTCCAAGTCAgacttccatccatataagggaAAATTTATCAAGTATTCTAACGGAGAGGACAAATTTGATCTCAAACTTTGACGGAGAAGGCAAATTTaatcccaaactttgacggaggataaatttaaactataagCCATACTTGGAGGtaaattttgacccttttcccatttGTATGATCAGCCTTGTTATCTCGATAGTTCCTCTTGATCTCTGCTGGAATATCCTCCAGTTCCTTTCTTGCCACACATGATAGACACAACTTCTTGCCAATGCCATTCTATATATTTCTGCATAGTCAGTTCTTCCTATAACATTACCAGTTGCCCATTGCACCTCCTGTTGCCAAGCCATTGACCCCCTCTGTGACCCTTGCCACTGTAAGATCTTTTCCCAAGCAGCTGCAGAGAAAGGGCATCCAAACAGCAAGGGATCTACGTCTTCATCCATTCTTTCACAGAGGGGACATTTAACCTCATTAACAATGCCCCATTTTGCTAGCCTGGTTCTTGTAAGGAGTCTCCTGGATATTGCCACATACAAAATAAATATCCACTTAGGTGCTCCTTCATTGTTGCATACTAGTTTCCTCCAATCCACCTTAGGCATCACAACTCTCAACTTGCTATACATACCTTTGATTGAGAAGCACCTGAGCCTAAAAACATCTTCTGCATCATAACCTGCTTGTTCAAAGTATTTTTGTGCTTCAAAAATCCTCTGAATTATCCAAGATACCTGGTTACAGTTGGCACCCCATGCACTCCATCCTTCACATAATACGTGTGCCCCCAAATCACCCATAGCTTATCTTTCTTCTTGCTCAATGTCCATAATAGTTTGCATATAGCAGCCTTGTTCCACATGTTAATGTCCAACATATTCAATCCCGCAGTAACTCCAGCACTGCACAATTTATCCCAAGCAATCAATGCTTTCTTTGAAGTATCGTCTGTCCAGTCCATAGAAAGGTTCTACATGTGGACTCAAAATCATCTGGACCACCTACTTTGGTAAGACATTCTTGATGTTTATTTATGGAAATTCATTTGGGGGCATTTTTGTTCCTGTAATCTTGTTCATTAGAACATTCTGTAATGTGTGTTAAATGAGTTCTACATGATTTCCAACTGCTTCAGAAGCAATCAACAATATTATTCTGGCAGGGGGCATGTATGCAAGTTAAGTATTGCACCTTCTAACGGAGTCATATTTATCGATGGCAATGGCTTCAACATCCTGTGATACTTAGACCAGTGAAAGTTGAGAAAGAAAACGTGAGATGGGGCTGAAATGTGGGTGAGATTTGCTGGGTAAGTTCTAATTAAATGGGGGAGATTTGCTTAATTGAATAGCTTATTTGCTGGATATGTTTTTAATTAAATGGGTCATGGTCCAACATAGAAAATAAAGAAACCATTTAAAGAACTATGGGATGCCAAGTCAGATTTCCGGTGTCTGAAAATGGCTACATCGGTTGGTATTATATTTTGAGAAACTAAGGATTAGTtgagtaattttattttcataaactaAAGAAAAGTGTCGTTCGTTGAAAATAAAGTGATTTCTTTAACTAGATGACCTTTTGAGGAATCAACTCatgaatttatttattaatatataataataacaaaatcacTTAACTATTCATTTGTTTCAAACACATCTGAGACATGCCTAAACCCATCGGAAAACCactatataagtatatattaaTGGACAAAAGGTCAGGCTTGCCCtgaattatgagaaatgaaACAGGTTTGCCCACCATTAATAATTGGAGTCAAATATGCCCTCGCTATTACTAAATAGGTTAAATTTGTCCTCTTTTTCAAATGACGAAAACTTAGCACTCGGCGTCGATGATGCCCCGTGGCCCGTAATAAaggataacttttttttttttttttaaaagaaaggtAAATTTGAACCTTTCACATAGGAACATATTTAAACCTTTCTCATAGTTCATGGGTTAAATTTGAACCTTTCGCATAGTTTAGGAACAAATTTATATTGTTCTCATAATTTAAGAGCAAATTTGACTTTCCCCCAATTTTGagtttcaaaatcttttttgttCCTCATTTCTCACTTCTCGCCTCTACCCTCTACCACCAATCATCTTTTCTTCCTCCCTTCCTCCTTGTCTCTTCCCACTACCATCTTCTCTTccattttcctttctctttataTCACCCCGCAACCCCACACACCTCCACTACTAAGAGAGAATGCGCTAAACGACTTGAATGTGTAACATTAAGTACTATTTTAATACAATTATATAGCCGCATAGGGTCAAAAGaggaagaaggaagaaaatgtaatTGGCGGGATAGATAGTGACTGCAAGAGAAAAAAGAGggataaaaaaaagttagaaCTTAAAATTAGTGAGAAGATTCAAGTTTaccttttgttttaaaaaattaattcttaattGCGGGACACGTGGCATTCGGGTGCTAAGCTTCTGTCGTTTGAAAATACGGGCAAATTTAGCTTATAGTAACGGCGAAGATATATTTAATCCCAACCACAAATAAAGGACAAATTTATTTCATGCCGTATAGACCATAATTCAGAGACAAATTTGACTCTTTACCCTATATCAAAAGACCCACTTAAAGGAGGTGGTGGATTAAATGTAGTACTACTTTGTTAGGTGTTTTGGGTTGGTACTGCTGGTAGCGTTATTAAATGTGTATTAGGTGAACaattgtattgttattacttCTTGAGTTTTGGTTGTAGCGCAAATTAAATTCTGAAAGTTTTTGCGTTGTTTATTTGTCAAGTATTAATAGGGGGTGTCGAATAAATGAGTTAACTGAAATTATGCGATAAAATGGAGGTGATAAATATTAATCAAAATTACTTGCTTTGAAAGTCTAATGGTGAAATGGGGCAAAAATGGGTTGGGTCGTAACTTGATCAGCTTTTTTGATGTCtattttttagaaaacattttcggaaaatattttctttttctagaaatacATTTTTGAGGAAAACTTTTTTCGTGGTAAATATGTTTTGACAAACTTTTTTcctgaaaaatatttcccttcatatcaaacacactacaaacttataagatacatgatacaagaaaagtgtatacataaaaaataaaactaaagtaAACTCAAGCAATAAATCCAAATTTTGTAAATCTTAAAAAAGCAAAATAATTCCAGTTAATATTGAAAATGTTTTGGCATTACTTTAAATGGTAATCCACGTTAGATTGGCTAAATCACCCAATATAAAATTATCTTGAGCTCAACATAAAAACTTTTGGTAAGGCCGGAGTTCAATCACCTTTTAGGCTAAATTTGGCACCCCTATGCAGTAACATCAGCTTAAATGCATCCAATTCTATCCAGCAACTTCACATTAACTAAATCTTGATAAAGTTACAGCACACCCTATACATAACAACGCGTTAACCATCAGAACTTGCGGCTTACTCCGTTGGTCCCGCATTGGTtgtttatattattataaatatcTGCTTCAAAATACGCattcatttataaaattaagatagaattaattaaatttttcttaCTCCAtctttaatattaattttttttaaataatcaaTATTAATTAGAGTGCAATTAATTGGAAAGATAAGTGTAATATAGTAAAAGaaacttttatttatgagttcttaaaaaccatataaaaaaaaagtgaataagtaattTGAGACGGGAAGTAATATACAAGAGATTTAAGGATGTCATATTTTATCTGCACAAGAATCAACGAACATATTCGAtatcttttacaatattttcTATGGTCATGGATGCCATATTTTATCTGCACAATATTGCACACAAACCAAAGACAGATCCAATGTCTTTTAAATACTCTTTCCCCGTTCGGTTTTACTTGTTCATAATgacattgaaaaaaaaacaagtacgTTAATTTGTACTATATAATTCAATAATTCAATGAACTTAAAAAATGAGTAATTTGTATATAATTCAATAAACttgaaaaatgaataattaatattaaaaataaaataaaaaagaagaagttgtttttcaaaatatgtaAAAGGGAATAAgtagattttaaaatttatttttaacatagtgaataaataaaaataaatggagAGAGTATTTTTTATAGTTATGGATGTCTTATTTTAGTTGCTTAGGGTTTATTTAACCTATTCactcaaaaaaaattctacGAATATCGCcacttgaaattttttgaaggtgTTATTGGAGCGTGATGTTCACGTAACATGTCATATTCTACCAGGACATATTGTAATATGAATTCATGGTAATTTAGAAAattctatttataaaaaaagaaaactctataaacacaataaattaaatatgaaaCTCGCAAAACCATGataatttagaaaagtttaaCTTATTCACTATATAAGTTAAGTACTCTCTAAATTGGTCAATCTtcaaataaattgggacaaaaaaaAGTATTCTTTTAGAAACGGActaaggaaagtaagacaaacatttTGAAACTACACGGTAATTTGCTACACtaacaaattaaattaattgattATACCATCGCGTGCATATCCTTAATATATGGGTGGATGTCTGATTGGGTATTTTGTAGTTTTGGGGTTGTTGACTTCATACCTTAGTACCAAATTCCGATGGCCAGCCAAACAGAGAAGAAGCCAGAATCTGTCTG is a window of Lycium ferocissimum isolate CSIRO_LF1 chromosome 12, AGI_CSIRO_Lferr_CH_V1, whole genome shotgun sequence DNA encoding:
- the LOC132039408 gene encoding uncharacterized protein LOC132039408, translated to MDWTDDTSKKALIAWDKLCSAGVTAGLNMLDINMWNKAAICKLLWTLSKKKDKLWRIFEAQKYFEQAGYDAEDVFRLRCFSIKGMYSKLRVVMPKVDWRKLVCNNEGAPKWIFILYVAISRRLLTRTRLAKWGIVNEVKCPLCERMDEDVDPLLFGCPFSAAAWEKILQWQGSQRGSMAWQQEVQWATGNVIGRTDYAEIYRMALARSCVYHVWQERNWRIFQQRSRGTIEITRLIIQMGKGSKFTSKYGL